The genomic window AGTGATTTACAAAACGTTCGCAGGGCACATAAAGGGTCTTCATCTTGTGTTTGGATGACAATACGTTATTTATAGCATGCAGAAGATGGGTCTTTCCGAGACCGGAAGCTCCATGAATAAACAGAGGATTATACGCAAGGCCTGGCGTTTCTGAAACGGCAAAGGCTGCTGCGTGCGCTAATCTGTTGCAGGGACCTACAACAAAATTTTCAAAGCTATAATATTTGTTTAAAGGCACATGATAATTTTCCTCAGGAGGTTTCTTTCCTGCAAAGAACTCCTCCGGTGGAAAAGACGTAGCTGATAATTTATCAAAGACCTCTTCCTCAGTGGAAAAGTGAACTTCTCTTGACGAGTTTAATACTTTATATACTGCGCTCGAAAAAAGGTCGTGGTAATGGCTTTTAAGCCACTCTCGGATAAAAGAATTCGGCGTAACAAAGGTAATTCTATTGCTGGTAACGGATGATACCCTAAGACACGAAAACCATATTTCAAACTGTTGAGCGGTAACAACCTCTTTTATTATGGATAATATGCCTTTAAGGATAAAATCCCTCTCGTTATTGGAAACTACAGGTGTTTCTAGCATTGCAGAGTGCGGTTCATTTTTCTCAATAGGTTGATAAGCGTTTGAAGTGCAAACTTGTAATTACACGAAGGAACCAGACTATAGAAAAGAACGCTGGAAAGAAAATATCTCTTGTGGAAATTCCAACGCACGCTAAGGAAAAAATCGGGTAGAATGATACCAAGAAAAGAATGGCAAGTCAAACGATAATACTTCATAATCTTCTTATCAAGGTTATTAACAGGCACTTAAAGAGATCGATTTGCTCAAGCGTTTGAAAAATTACCATAATAACGATGTTACCGCACGGTGTAGGGGCGAAGCATTTGCCATAAATTGACATAAATGTATTCACACCCCAAGCTGGCAAATGCTTCGCCCCTACCTTTTGAAAAATCCCGAAGGGATGACATGATTATAGAAAAAACGCGCCACCCTATTCAACCCCGTAGGGGTGGAATATCGGGAAAATAGCGATACTATGCCACCCCTGCGGGGTTAGCCATAATTGCATAACCATATGCTATAATCATGACATCCCTTCGGGATTACTGAATGGATACGAGAATTTTTCAAAAAGCTAAATTGTTACAAAAAATTTTGTTTTTTTGGGAGGATGCCTTCAGAAACTACCAGTATTATTTTGTTGACATCCTATCATGTCGCAGGTATCTTAATGGTGTTAGAAACGATTAATGACCAAACAAATAAACAAACACGACAAGGGCAAACCCTGAGTGATCGGGGGACGCAAAGTAAAGGGTCTTTCAACTAATAAGGATGTAGTTAAAGACGTACCTTATCCTTTAGCAAAAAAGATAGCCTTACTGCCGAAGATGTTTCACAACAATCTTTGCAGTAAGGCTTTTTTATTTTAAGGAACCTTTGTTAAAACTTATTTAACCGAACGGGAGGAGTTTATGCCAAAAGGAATTGCACTAACAACGGGACTGAATGCCGTCAGTCCGGCGCACTATGGTGGCTGGTCAGGAGAACTCAACGCATGCGAAGCGGATGCAAAAGATATGGCGGAGATTGCCCGGTCAAAAGATTACGAGGTAAAGACCTTGCTCACCAAAGAAGCCACGCGGAAGAATGTTATCGATGGGATCATAAAGGCTGCCGGCACACTGACGTCCGGTGATATCTTTATGCTAAGTTATTCCGGCCACGGCGGACAGCTTCCCGACATGAACAGCGATGAGGATGATGCACAGGATGAAACGTGGTGCTTATATGATGGAGAAATGGTTGATGATGAGCTCTATACATTGCTTGGAAAATTTGCGAAGGGTGTTCGTGTCCTGGTCTTTTCTGATAGTTGTCACAGCGGTACCGTGACGAAGCAGGCATACTACCAATCTGCCATGAGGGCTGTGGGTGCAAAAGGGATTGCTCCGGAAGTCCGGTATCGTTTTATGCCAATGGAGGTCGCCGTTCGCACCTATCGCGATAATAAAAAATTTTATGACCCCATCTTAAAGGACGCTAAATTGAAGGAATCGCGCGATGCCGTAAACGCCTCGGTGATCCTCATCTCTGGCTGCCAGGATAATCAGCTTTCTGCCGATGGCGCCTTTAATGGCTTGTTCACTGCTAATTTGCTGCAGGTGTGGAATGAGGGAAAATTCAGAAAAGGATATCGGGCTTTTCGTCGTGCTATTGTCAATCGCATGCCCCCAGACCAGACGCCGAATTATTTCCGTGTGGGCGAGACTAGCCGTGCTTTTGAAAGACAAAGACCATTTACAATTTAACGGGACATTTTATATTGCCACGATGAAAATTATTGTCCTTGTATGGCAATGAAGGGAAATTCGTGTAAACGATAGGGAATAACCATGACATAGGCTT from Candidatus Brocadia sp. includes these protein-coding regions:
- a CDS encoding caspase family protein; this translates as MPKGIALTTGLNAVSPAHYGGWSGELNACEADAKDMAEIARSKDYEVKTLLTKEATRKNVIDGIIKAAGTLTSGDIFMLSYSGHGGQLPDMNSDEDDAQDETWCLYDGEMVDDELYTLLGKFAKGVRVLVFSDSCHSGTVTKQAYYQSAMRAVGAKGIAPEVRYRFMPMEVAVRTYRDNKKFYDPILKDAKLKESRDAVNASVILISGCQDNQLSADGAFNGLFTANLLQVWNEGKFRKGYRAFRRAIVNRMPPDQTPNYFRVGETSRAFERQRPFTI